A window from Rana temporaria chromosome 8, aRanTem1.1, whole genome shotgun sequence encodes these proteins:
- the LOC120910167 gene encoding gastrula zinc finger protein XlCGF17.1-like, which produces MEEGEMIMKSKQEESSLHKDTNGLYGQNSSDGLCILPPAYHTEDIGTRRRSPGTNPVPQNVNHRSMDSSGQSSDKSRPMTSDTPLTSRGAVRSTTPSNLKKSSIKNEVHTGEDKMSCLGCGKSFKLRSELLLHLRSHTSVTFTCSECGESFSEKSEFQTHQKSHRGERPYSCSECGKSFTEKSVLLTHQRIHTGERPFSCSECGKCFIQKGALVTHQRIHTGERPYSCPECGKCFAEKGKLLAHQRSHTGEFPFSCSECGKCFNEKGKLIRHQKSHTDERPFACSECGKSFTEKRALLIHQRIHTGEYPFSCSECEKKVHAEGAPP; this is translated from the exons atggaggagggggagatgattaTGAAGAGTAAACAGGAGGAATCTTCTCTACATAAGGATACAA ATGGACTGTATGGCCAGAATTCCTCGGACGGACTTTGTATTTTACCTCCAGCTTATCATACAGAAGATATTGGAACCAGACGACGTTCTCCGGGAACCAATCCCGTTCCTCAAAACGTAAATCACAGATCAATGGATAGCAGTGGACAATCCTCCGATAAATCCCGTCCTATGACTTCCGATACCCCTCTGACATCTCGCGGTGCGGTCAGATCAACGACTCCATCTAATCTGAAGAAATCTTCTATAAAAAATGAAGTTCACACAGGCGAGGATAAAATGTCATGTCTGgggtgcgggaaatctttcaagcTTAGATCTGAACTTCTTTTACACCTCAGATCTCACACCAGCGTGACTTTtacgtgttcagagtgcggggaATCTTTCTCCGAAAAAAGCGAGTTTCAGACGCACCAGAAAAGCCACAGGGGGGAGCgaccttattcatgttcagagtgcgggaaaagctTCACAGAGAAAAGCGTACTTCTcacacaccagagaattcacacgggggagcgtcctttttcgtgttcagagtgcgggaagtgtttcattCAGAAAGGAGCGCTTGTTACCCACCAAAGAATCCACACGGGCGAGCGTCCTTATTCCTGcccggagtgcgggaaatgttttgccgAGAAAGGTAAACTTCTTGcgcaccagagaagtcacacgggTGAGTTTCCtttctcatgttcagagtgtgggaaatgtttcaatGAGAAAGGAAAACTTATCAGGCACCAGAAAAGTCACACGGACGAGCGTCCTTTTgcgtgttcagagtgtgggaaaagtTTCACAGAGAAAAGAGCACTACTgatacaccagagaattcacacgggcgaATATCCTTTCTCCTGTTCGGAGTGCGAAAAAAAGGTTCACGCAGAAGGCGCACCTCCTTAG
- the LOC120910180 gene encoding histone-lysine N-methyltransferase PRDM9-like, whose amino-acid sequence MVSPAQRPVEEGQMTMESKQEEPPLYIDINGHYVQNVMKFISHDYKPKGKVLKQYSPKLNRIPENMVYRPRQLQTSVGPRNTGKPSDRSHTMTSAVNQGSRSADRSTSTSYPKKSSSSLEDASNGEGSFSFSCVVCNLSFTNRIALLTHQRSHFTEGSLFCSECGRSFTRNCDLLAHHRVHTGERPFICSECGVCYSNKRYLNKHMKVHTGEGAHQCPECGKCFSQKGLLLSHLKVHTG is encoded by the exons ATGGTGAGTCCAGCTCAGCGGCCTGTGGAGGAGGGGCAGATGACTATGGAGAGTAAACAGgaggaacctcccctttatattgaCATAA ATGGACATTATGTTCAAAATGTCATGAAGTTTATATCGCACGATTATAAACCAAAAGGCAAAGTCCTCAAACAATATTCTCCGAAACTGAACCGCATTCCCGAAAATATGGTTTACAGACCCCGCCAATTGCAGACCTCAGTGGGTCCCCGTAATACCGGGAAACCTTCTGATAGATCCCACACTATGACTTCAGCTGTCAATCAAGGTTCTCGCAGTGCAGATCGATCGACATCCACATCTTATCCCAAGAAATCTTCTTCAAGCCTCGAAGATGCTTCCAACGGTGAAGGTTCTTTTTCCTTCTCCTGTGTAGTGTGTAATTTGTCTTTCACCAATAGAATCGCCCTTCTTACACACCAGAGAAGTCACTTCACCGAAGGCTCCCTTTTCTGTTCCGAGTGCGGGAGAAGTTTTACTAGGAATTGCGACCTTCTCGCGCACCATAGAGTTCACACAGGAGAGCGTCCTTTCATATGTTCGGAGTGTGGAGTGTGTTACTCCAACAAAAGATACCTCAATAAGCATATGAAAGTTCACACTGGTGAGGGCGCTCACCAAtgtccagagtgcgggaaatgtttctctcAGAAAGGACTACTACTTTCACACCTGAAAGTTCACACAGGTTAG